From [Clostridium] symbiosum, a single genomic window includes:
- a CDS encoding ABC transporter permease — protein MKDRAKNALAAAAGILALLLLWDAVCRTGLLSSYVLPPPSRVLQGFYKMLLNGELREDIAVSFIRVMKGFSIAFLLAFLLGMVRAMLPGSGRYYEYIVQFFRNVPPLSMIPLLILWCGIGETTKTVIIVLASFFPMYLSIVKGFTGCDRKLLEVGDMFGYSRGRKFLRIVFPHASADILVGMRVGLGYSWRAIIGAEMVAASTGLGHMILFAQQMSRTDKVIVGILVIGAVGYVTDRLFAFVISKFLKGSYDNGWN, from the coding sequence ATGAAAGATAGGGCGAAAAATGCACTGGCTGCTGCGGCGGGAATTTTAGCGCTCCTGCTTCTCTGGGACGCCGTGTGCAGGACGGGGCTGCTTAGCTCTTACGTGCTTCCTCCGCCTTCCAGGGTATTGCAGGGCTTTTACAAGATGCTGTTAAATGGGGAACTGCGGGAGGACATTGCGGTCAGCTTTATCCGCGTTATGAAAGGATTTTCCATTGCATTTCTGCTGGCTTTTTTACTTGGGATGGTGCGGGCGATGCTGCCTGGCTCCGGCAGGTACTACGAGTATATTGTGCAGTTTTTCCGCAATGTGCCGCCGCTCAGCATGATACCGCTTTTGATTCTCTGGTGCGGCATCGGGGAAACCACGAAGACCGTTATTATCGTACTGGCCTCCTTTTTCCCGATGTATTTAAGTATTGTCAAGGGATTTACCGGGTGTGACAGGAAACTCCTGGAGGTCGGGGATATGTTCGGTTATTCCCGGGGACGTAAATTTCTGAGGATCGTGTTTCCCCATGCCTCGGCCGATATCCTGGTCGGCATGCGGGTCGGCCTGGGCTATAGCTGGCGGGCCATTATCGGCGCGGAGATGGTTGCGGCTTCCACCGGGCTGGGGCATATGATCCTGTTTGCCCAGCAGATGTCCAGGACGGACAAGGTGATCGTGGGAATTCTGGTGATCGGGGCGGTGGGGTATGTGACCGACCGGCTTTTTGCCTTTGTAATCAGTAAATTTTTGAAAGGATCCTATGACAATGGCTGGAATTGA
- a CDS encoding ABC transporter ATP-binding protein codes for MAGIELIDVHKQYLVEDRAVRVLNGVSLKIPEKKITVILGRSGCGKTTLLRLTGGLEEADQGEIRYGESHRTAFVFQEPRLMPWLTVQNNITFGLRKKEKDRKKTEDIIASVGLTGFEKAYPAQLSGGMQQRTAIARALAYEPSFIMMDEPFAALDYFTREQMQKELLRVQKNKKSSILFVTHSIDEALILGDEIVIIEKGLVKARCTIPETAGERNLLDDSFISLKREIINNLNTEETGGN; via the coding sequence ATGGCTGGAATTGAACTGATTGACGTACATAAACAATATCTGGTGGAAGACAGGGCCGTCCGGGTCCTGAACGGCGTCAGCCTGAAAATACCGGAAAAAAAGATTACCGTCATCCTGGGGCGGAGCGGCTGCGGAAAGACGACGCTTCTGCGCCTGACCGGAGGCCTGGAAGAGGCGGACCAGGGTGAGATAAGATATGGGGAATCCCACAGGACGGCGTTCGTCTTTCAGGAACCCAGGCTCATGCCCTGGCTTACGGTGCAGAACAATATAACGTTTGGGCTTAGGAAAAAGGAAAAGGACAGGAAAAAGACGGAGGACATCATCGCCTCGGTCGGCCTTACGGGGTTTGAAAAAGCGTATCCGGCCCAGCTGTCGGGAGGAATGCAGCAGAGAACCGCGATTGCCAGGGCCCTTGCATATGAACCATCCTTCATTATGATGGACGAGCCCTTTGCAGCCCTCGACTACTTTACCAGGGAACAGATGCAGAAAGAGCTTCTGCGGGTCCAGAAAAATAAGAAGAGCAGTATTCTGTTTGTAACCCACAGCATCGATGAGGCTCTGATCTTGGGAGATGAGATCGTGATCATCGAAAAAGGACTTGTAAAGGCCCGGTGCACGATCCCTGAAACGGCAGGAGAACGGAACCTTTTAGACGATTCATTTATTTCCCTGAAAAGAGAAATTATCAATAACCTAAACACAGAAGAAACAGGAGGAAACTGA